In Streptomyces sp. NBC_00569, a single genomic region encodes these proteins:
- a CDS encoding MFS transporter gives MEPAINPDIRPEATPLPGLRGRLTIPVLAFGGILMAVMQTVVVPLLPDLPRLTGASPGAVSWTVTATLLAGAVLTPVLGRAGDMYGKRRVLLLALGLMTGGSVLCALTSDIRVLIAARALQGAAAAVVPLSISILRDELPPHRTGSAVALMSSTVGIGAALGLPLAALIVQYANWHVMFWATSALGVLGLALACWAVRESPVREPGRFDTLGAAGIAGGLVCLLLAVSQGGQWGWGSARVVGLFAGAVVILALWSWQQLRAERPLVDLRLAVGRRVGLPHLAALIAGFAFYANSLVTAQLVQAPRSSGYGLGLSIVQTGLCLLPNGVIMLLLSPVSARVSAARGPRVSLAIGGAAMALGYAVRIADSRDLWVIVLGAAIVSTGTTFAYSALPTLILRAVPAGQTASANGVNVLMRTIGQAVSSAAVAAILVHHATGAAFPSLRGYQMAFVMAGTVALVVIAVAFTVPADAADNGGRRSVGGTTGRPDKALEGA, from the coding sequence ATGGAGCCCGCGATAAATCCCGACATACGCCCCGAAGCAACCCCGCTGCCCGGTCTGCGCGGCCGGCTGACGATCCCGGTCCTCGCCTTCGGCGGCATCCTCATGGCCGTCATGCAGACCGTCGTGGTCCCGCTGCTCCCCGACCTGCCCCGGCTCACCGGAGCCTCACCCGGCGCGGTCTCCTGGACGGTCACCGCGACCCTCCTCGCCGGCGCCGTCCTCACCCCCGTGCTCGGCAGAGCGGGCGACATGTACGGCAAGCGGCGCGTCCTGCTGCTCGCGCTGGGCCTGATGACCGGCGGGTCGGTGCTGTGCGCGCTCACCTCCGACATCCGCGTCCTGATCGCGGCCCGCGCGCTCCAGGGCGCGGCCGCCGCGGTCGTCCCGCTCTCCATCAGCATCCTGCGCGACGAACTCCCGCCCCACCGCACGGGATCCGCGGTCGCCCTCATGAGCTCGACCGTGGGGATCGGCGCCGCGCTCGGCCTGCCGCTCGCCGCCCTGATCGTGCAGTACGCCAACTGGCACGTCATGTTCTGGGCGACCAGCGCCCTCGGCGTGCTCGGCCTCGCCCTCGCCTGCTGGGCCGTGCGCGAGTCGCCCGTGCGCGAACCGGGCCGGTTCGACACACTCGGCGCGGCCGGGATCGCCGGCGGCCTGGTCTGCCTGCTGCTCGCCGTGTCGCAGGGCGGCCAGTGGGGCTGGGGCAGCGCACGCGTGGTCGGCCTGTTCGCCGGAGCCGTCGTGATCCTGGCGCTGTGGTCGTGGCAGCAGCTGCGGGCCGAGCGTCCACTGGTGGACCTCCGGCTCGCCGTCGGCCGCCGCGTCGGCCTGCCGCACCTCGCCGCCCTGATCGCCGGATTCGCCTTCTACGCCAACTCGCTCGTCACGGCACAGCTCGTCCAGGCGCCCAGGTCCAGCGGCTACGGGCTCGGCCTCTCCATCGTGCAGACCGGCCTGTGCCTGCTGCCCAACGGCGTGATCATGCTCCTCCTCTCGCCGGTGTCGGCCCGCGTCTCCGCCGCGCGCGGCCCCCGCGTGAGCCTCGCCATCGGCGGCGCCGCGATGGCGCTCGGCTATGCAGTCCGCATCGCCGACAGCCGCGACTTGTGGGTGATCGTCCTGGGCGCCGCCATCGTGTCGACCGGCACCACGTTCGCCTACTCGGCGCTGCCCACCCTCATCCTGCGGGCCGTGCCCGCGGGCCAGACCGCGTCGGCGAACGGCGTGAACGTCCTGATGCGCACCATCGGCCAGGCAGTCTCCAGCGCCGCGGTCGCCGCGATCCTCGTCCACCACGCGACCGGCGCCGCATTCCCTTCACTGCGCGGCTATCAGATGGCCTTCGTCATGGCGGGCACGGTCGCCCTCGTGGTCATAGCGGTGGCGTTCACCGTGCCCGCCGACGCCGCGGACAATGGAGGGCGCAGGTCCGTCGGCGGCACGACCGGCCGGCCGGACAAGGCCCTCGAAGGAGCGTGA
- a CDS encoding Gfo/Idh/MocA family protein: protein MTSAATTLRVGLVGTGTWASNTHAAALSAHPGTDLVGVWGRRPEAAAEVAAAHGTRVFEEADALFAACDAVAFAVPPDVQAPLAARAAAAGCHLLLDKPLATSVTAAREVVDAVRAAGVASVVFFTLRFATVTSNWLAQQAGEGGWFTGRADWYGSLYTPGDTSELTASPWRVGRGALWDVGPHALSVLLPVLGDVTSVTAARGPADTVHLVLAHASGASATAALSLTTPAKAAGVDVALRGESGIASMPTGGASVDAFGVAVDALLESVRTGRPHACDAAFALRVTEILATAEARLASSGGEPGPGE from the coding sequence ATGACTTCTGCTGCCACCACCCTTCGCGTCGGACTCGTCGGCACGGGCACCTGGGCCTCGAACACACACGCCGCCGCTCTGAGCGCCCACCCGGGAACGGATCTCGTGGGCGTGTGGGGGCGCAGGCCAGAGGCCGCGGCCGAGGTCGCCGCCGCTCATGGGACGCGGGTCTTCGAGGAAGCCGACGCGCTGTTCGCGGCGTGCGACGCGGTGGCGTTCGCAGTGCCGCCGGACGTGCAGGCACCGCTCGCCGCGCGGGCCGCCGCCGCGGGCTGTCATCTCCTCCTCGACAAGCCGCTGGCCACGTCGGTGACCGCGGCCAGGGAGGTCGTGGACGCCGTACGGGCCGCGGGGGTCGCGTCCGTCGTGTTCTTCACCCTGCGCTTCGCGACCGTCACGTCGAACTGGCTGGCCCAACAGGCAGGCGAGGGAGGCTGGTTCACGGGCCGGGCCGACTGGTACGGGTCCCTGTACACCCCCGGCGACACTTCGGAGCTGACCGCGTCGCCGTGGCGGGTCGGGCGCGGCGCCCTGTGGGACGTCGGCCCGCACGCCCTGTCGGTGCTGCTCCCGGTGCTCGGGGACGTGACGTCCGTGACGGCTGCGCGGGGCCCGGCGGACACCGTGCATCTGGTCCTCGCGCATGCGTCGGGCGCGTCCGCCACGGCCGCGTTGAGTCTGACCACTCCGGCGAAGGCGGCGGGCGTCGACGTGGCGCTGCGCGGGGAGTCCGGCATCGCGTCCATGCCGACGGGCGGCGCGTCGGTGGACGCTTTCGGTGTGGCGGTCGACGCGCTCCTGGAGTCCGTGCGCACGGGCCGGCCGCACGCCTGCGACGCCGCCTTCGCGCTGCGCGTCACAGAGATCCTCGCGACGGCGGAGGCCCGCCTCGCGTCATCCGGCGGAGAACCAGGCCCCGGCGAGTGA
- a CDS encoding phosphotransferase family protein, whose protein sequence is MLPLVETDEQGDAAVPDEAVMRRGADDLCARLGLTGLPLTRYAAGSLPVYAVGDEHVLKLFPAASAEGGVTEARVLAHLEGRLPVPTPEVRSAGTYENGWRYILMSRLPGEDLAVAWPGIPRADQDRLVTEAGACLAALHALDPTPLAGAVGPGDWGTFVGEQRAAAVQRQREHGLAEGWSEQIPAFLDSVKLPAGPERVLLHTEFMRQHLVVDARNRTLTGLLDFEPAMIGDPAYDFVAVGLFVTRADPRLMTRFTEAYGRAFEPRTVTAYTLLHVYSNLPWYLRELPAPPESTFDSLAGAWFSAG, encoded by the coding sequence ATGCTGCCCCTCGTGGAAACCGACGAGCAAGGGGACGCCGCGGTCCCCGACGAAGCGGTCATGCGGCGGGGAGCGGACGACCTCTGCGCCCGGCTCGGCCTCACCGGCCTCCCGCTCACGCGCTACGCAGCGGGCTCCCTGCCCGTCTACGCCGTCGGTGACGAGCACGTCCTGAAGCTGTTCCCGGCGGCCTCGGCGGAGGGCGGCGTCACCGAGGCCCGGGTCCTCGCCCACCTCGAGGGCCGGCTTCCCGTACCCACCCCCGAGGTCCGCTCCGCGGGCACGTACGAGAACGGGTGGCGCTACATCCTCATGTCCCGGCTGCCCGGCGAGGACCTGGCCGTGGCCTGGCCCGGCATCCCGCGCGCCGACCAGGATCGCCTCGTCACGGAGGCCGGGGCGTGCCTCGCCGCGCTGCACGCCCTCGACCCCACGCCCCTCGCCGGAGCGGTGGGCCCGGGGGACTGGGGCACGTTCGTCGGCGAGCAGCGCGCCGCCGCCGTACAGCGGCAGCGCGAACACGGCCTCGCGGAGGGCTGGTCGGAGCAGATCCCCGCCTTCCTCGACTCCGTCAAGCTGCCGGCCGGGCCCGAACGCGTACTGCTGCACACGGAGTTCATGCGCCAGCACCTGGTCGTCGACGCCCGGAACCGCACTCTGACCGGACTCCTCGACTTCGAGCCCGCCATGATCGGAGACCCGGCCTACGACTTCGTGGCCGTCGGCCTGTTCGTCACCCGGGCCGACCCGCGCTTGATGACCCGCTTCACCGAGGCCTACGGGCGGGCTTTCGAGCCCCGCACCGTGACGGCGTACACACTCCTGCACGTGTACAGCAATCTGCCCTGGTACCTGCGGGAACTGCCCGCGCCGCCGGAGTCGACGTTCGACTCACTCGCCGGGGCCTGGTTCTCCGCCGGATGA
- a CDS encoding DUF4032 domain-containing protein has translation MTLQISATNPEHPALLLELPWHVPLEEWPEKYLVPLPRGISRHVVRYARAGSEVVAVKELAERPAVREYELLRTLDRLAIPAVDPLAVVTGRTDAEGAPLEPVLITRHLGGSLPYRSMFETTMRPGTVHRLMDALAVLLVRLHLAGFAWGDCSLSNTLFRRDAGAYAAYLVDAETGELHPRLSDGQRAYDIELARVNISGEMLDLEASGALHPSIDPIAFGTEIGERYDALWTELTRTSVYPAGKHHYMERRIRRLNDLGFDVAEMQISHADQGDTVTFVPKVVDAGHHQRQLLRLTGMDAEENQARRLLNDLESWMATQDDYAPGDPLGARAEVLAHRWVRDVFRPTVRAVRDHVPDRTDAAELYHELLEHRWYLSERAQHDIGLDAAVEDYVKNIAGRSRP, from the coding sequence ATGACTCTGCAGATCAGCGCCACCAACCCCGAACACCCGGCCCTCCTCCTCGAACTCCCCTGGCATGTCCCCCTGGAGGAGTGGCCGGAGAAATACCTGGTCCCGCTCCCCCGCGGCATCTCGCGCCACGTCGTCCGCTACGCCCGTGCGGGCAGCGAGGTCGTCGCCGTGAAGGAACTCGCCGAGCGGCCCGCGGTGCGCGAGTACGAACTCCTGCGCACCCTCGACCGTCTCGCGATACCCGCGGTCGACCCGCTGGCCGTGGTCACCGGCCGCACGGACGCCGAGGGCGCGCCTCTCGAACCCGTCCTCATCACCCGCCACTTGGGCGGCTCGCTCCCCTACCGCTCCATGTTCGAGACGACGATGCGACCCGGCACCGTGCACCGCCTGATGGACGCCCTCGCCGTCCTCCTCGTGCGGCTGCATCTGGCGGGGTTCGCGTGGGGGGACTGCTCGCTGTCCAACACCCTGTTCCGGCGCGACGCGGGCGCGTACGCCGCCTACCTCGTGGACGCCGAGACCGGGGAGCTGCACCCCCGGCTCAGCGACGGGCAGCGCGCGTACGACATCGAGCTCGCCCGGGTCAACATCAGCGGCGAGATGCTCGACCTCGAGGCGTCCGGCGCCCTGCATCCGTCCATCGACCCGATCGCTTTCGGCACGGAGATCGGGGAGCGCTACGACGCGCTCTGGACGGAGCTGACGCGTACCTCCGTCTACCCGGCGGGCAAGCACCACTACATGGAGCGCCGCATCCGCCGCCTCAACGATCTGGGCTTCGACGTCGCGGAGATGCAGATCTCGCACGCGGACCAGGGGGACACCGTCACGTTCGTGCCGAAGGTCGTGGACGCGGGCCACCACCAGCGCCAACTCCTGCGCCTCACGGGCATGGACGCCGAGGAGAACCAGGCGCGACGGCTCCTGAACGACCTGGAGAGCTGGATGGCCACCCAGGACGACTACGCGCCGGGCGATCCTCTGGGGGCGCGCGCCGAGGTCCTCGCCCACCGCTGGGTGCGCGACGTGTTCCGGCCGACCGTGCGCGCGGTACGCGACCACGTGCCGGACCGGACGGACGCGGCCGAGCTCTACCACGAACTGCTCGAACACCGCTGGTACCTGTCCGAGCGGGCGCAGCACGACATCGGGCTCGACGCGGCGGTCGAGGACTACGTCAAGAACATCGCCGGCCGGTCGCGGCCCTGA
- a CDS encoding MmyB family transcriptional regulator yields the protein MNKTALRALLRERRALIGPESHGFTRPTGQGRRAPGLSQHQVDQLLHRTLGTYHRLESGNYPNPPTVLLRDVALLFDLDEQEWVSLCRYALLQDPPGPLHQSSGKEIPGFWQDAVDGIGHMAYVTDASWDLIAHNSAFASLFPDGQVPTNTMRWMLLEPQGRRTLTDWENAWAPWVLPQLRAALVARPEDETLRQIEKEVMEDPDTSDIYETGASLIHADGHERPILHSRKGQGWLSICAAQPMTAPGSRLFILVFRRGTERPHPRPPMLRAH from the coding sequence ATGAACAAGACGGCGCTCCGCGCCCTGCTCCGTGAACGGCGCGCCCTGATAGGCCCCGAATCCCACGGCTTCACCCGCCCCACAGGCCAGGGCCGACGCGCCCCCGGACTCTCCCAGCACCAGGTGGACCAGCTGCTCCACCGGACCCTGGGGACGTATCACCGGCTGGAATCGGGCAACTACCCGAATCCGCCGACGGTCCTGCTGCGGGACGTCGCCCTGCTCTTCGACCTCGACGAACAGGAGTGGGTGTCGCTGTGCCGCTACGCCCTGCTCCAGGACCCGCCCGGACCACTGCACCAGTCGTCGGGGAAGGAGATCCCGGGATTCTGGCAGGACGCTGTCGACGGCATCGGTCACATGGCGTACGTCACGGACGCCTCCTGGGACCTGATCGCCCACAACTCGGCGTTCGCCTCGCTCTTCCCAGATGGCCAGGTCCCGACGAACACGATGCGCTGGATGCTCCTCGAACCCCAGGGCCGCCGGACCCTGACGGACTGGGAGAACGCCTGGGCCCCCTGGGTGCTCCCGCAGTTGCGCGCGGCGCTGGTCGCGCGGCCGGAGGACGAGACGCTGCGGCAGATCGAGAAGGAGGTCATGGAGGATCCCGACACGTCGGACATCTACGAGACCGGGGCGTCGCTCATCCACGCCGACGGCCACGAACGTCCCATACTCCACAGCAGGAAGGGCCAGGGCTGGCTGTCGATCTGTGCCGCACAGCCCATGACCGCGCCCGGCTCGCGGCTGTTCATCCTCGTCTTCCGCCGTGGCACCGAACGCCCCCACCCACGGCCGCCGATGCTCAGGGCCCACTGA
- a CDS encoding PhlD produces the protein MPAFVSPPRTVLGAHKVTTDEISDDIRTNHPDHPRLGAFLRVVNNCGVRTRYFTRPLNSPTVGGTADVHARTQAAFDDAVDMSERAASAALDAAGIDARAIDAIVTTHATGYAVPNLDVHLIGRLGLRPTTRRVALTTVACAGGVHALIRAADLVAVRPAAKVLVVAAEVLSTSYNHSASTIEAMIYKALFADAAGAAVVTSEPLKAGLAIGDTFEYTLPDTFDRYRGRLDVHGMHFDSTKKAPRAASETHPALVDWLGGREVGFAAIHPGSPSMITDTATALGLTPEDARHSTDTLSDEGNLGGVSVLRVLERTHATPPAAGTKGVAVAYGPGFTTAALHGHWHA, from the coding sequence ATGCCCGCCTTCGTCTCACCCCCTCGGACCGTCCTCGGCGCTCACAAGGTCACCACCGACGAGATATCCGACGACATCCGCACGAACCACCCCGATCACCCGCGCCTGGGCGCCTTCCTGCGTGTCGTCAACAACTGCGGCGTGCGCACCCGTTACTTCACCAGGCCGCTGAACTCCCCCACAGTCGGCGGCACGGCGGACGTACACGCGCGCACCCAGGCGGCCTTCGACGACGCCGTGGACATGTCCGAGCGCGCCGCCTCGGCCGCGCTCGACGCGGCGGGGATCGACGCGCGTGCCATCGACGCCATCGTGACGACGCACGCCACCGGCTACGCGGTCCCCAACCTGGACGTCCACCTGATCGGCCGCCTCGGCCTGCGCCCCACCACGCGCCGGGTCGCCCTCACGACCGTGGCGTGCGCCGGAGGGGTCCACGCCCTCATCAGGGCCGCGGACCTGGTCGCCGTGCGTCCGGCGGCGAAGGTGCTCGTCGTCGCCGCGGAGGTGCTCTCCACCTCCTACAACCACTCCGCTTCCACCATCGAGGCGATGATCTACAAGGCCCTGTTCGCGGACGCGGCCGGCGCCGCCGTCGTGACCAGCGAGCCCCTCAAAGCCGGGCTGGCGATAGGGGACACGTTCGAGTACACGCTTCCGGACACCTTCGACCGCTACCGCGGCCGGCTGGACGTCCACGGCATGCACTTCGACTCCACGAAGAAGGCGCCGCGCGCCGCATCGGAGACGCACCCCGCTCTCGTCGACTGGCTCGGGGGACGGGAAGTCGGGTTCGCCGCCATTCATCCCGGCAGCCCGAGCATGATCACCGACACCGCCACCGCCCTCGGCCTCACCCCCGAGGACGCCCGGCACTCCACCGACACCCTCTCCGACGAGGGCAACCTCGGTGGCGTCAGCGTTCTCCGGGTCCTGGAGCGCACCCACGCCACGCCTCCCGCCGCCGGAACCAAAGGCGTCGCCGTCGCCTACGGGCCCGGCTTCACCACCGCCGCCCTTCACGGCCACTGGCACGCCTGA
- a CDS encoding TetR/AcrR family transcriptional regulator, which produces MKAKDPVPLTEPVEDRRQRKARQTREALAAAAVGLVLERGLGAVTVEAIADRADVTRRTFSRHFGGKEDAALDFTRTDADRINAALRARPASEPPMLAYRRAVEQWLAEPSAPHRRPHMRALLAALDTEPALFAAYERLRVDAQDESVRIIADRLGTDRDRDLRPAVVVGAAAGVLTAALRQWARGGGHDTDLADLVGQAYDALTGEAVLASAPHISTGK; this is translated from the coding sequence ATGAAGGCGAAGGACCCCGTTCCCCTCACAGAACCCGTCGAGGACCGTCGGCAGCGCAAGGCCCGGCAGACCCGGGAAGCGCTCGCCGCCGCGGCCGTCGGGCTCGTGCTGGAGCGGGGTCTGGGCGCCGTCACCGTGGAGGCCATCGCCGATCGCGCCGACGTCACGCGCCGCACCTTCAGCCGCCACTTCGGCGGCAAGGAGGACGCCGCCCTCGACTTCACCCGCACCGACGCCGACCGGATCAACGCGGCCCTGCGCGCCCGCCCCGCGAGCGAGCCCCCGATGCTCGCCTACCGCAGGGCCGTCGAACAGTGGCTGGCGGAGCCGTCCGCCCCGCACCGCAGGCCGCACATGCGCGCCCTGCTCGCGGCCCTCGACACGGAACCGGCCCTCTTCGCCGCGTACGAACGCCTCCGGGTGGACGCCCAGGACGAGTCCGTACGCATCATCGCCGACCGGCTCGGCACCGACCGGGACCGGGATCTGCGCCCGGCCGTCGTCGTCGGCGCCGCGGCCGGCGTGCTCACCGCCGCCCTGCGCCAGTGGGCCCGCGGCGGCGGGCACGACACAGATCTCGCAGACCTGGTGGGGCAGGCCTACGACGCCCTGACCGGGGAGGCCGTCCTCGCGTCGGCCCCCCACATCTCAACCGGAAAGTGA
- a CDS encoding SDR family NAD(P)-dependent oxidoreductase — MSSTNTPAPVSDYATEFAGRTALVTGSASGIGLATARRLGRGGANVVIADYNADGAEKAAAELTAEGITAAAVAVDVTNPESVEAAVRFSVDTFGGLELAVNNAGIGGASAPTGDYDIDVWNRVVRTNLDGVFYSMRHELPAIEASGKGGAIVNVASILGSVGFAGSPAYVAAKHGVVGLTKTAATEYAAKGIRVNAVGPGFIDTPLLRQMDQDAYDALTALHPAGRLGHADEVAELIAFLLSDRASFVHGSYHLVDGAYTAR, encoded by the coding sequence ATGAGCAGCACGAACACCCCGGCGCCCGTCAGCGACTACGCGACCGAGTTCGCTGGCCGGACCGCCCTTGTCACCGGCTCCGCCTCCGGAATCGGCCTCGCCACCGCCCGCCGCCTGGGCCGGGGCGGCGCGAACGTCGTGATCGCCGACTACAACGCCGACGGCGCCGAGAAGGCCGCCGCCGAGCTGACGGCCGAGGGCATCACCGCCGCCGCCGTCGCCGTGGACGTCACGAACCCGGAGTCGGTCGAGGCCGCGGTGAGGTTCTCCGTCGACACCTTCGGCGGCCTCGAACTGGCCGTCAACAACGCCGGGATCGGCGGCGCGAGCGCCCCCACCGGCGACTACGACATCGATGTCTGGAACCGCGTCGTCCGCACGAACCTCGACGGCGTCTTCTACTCGATGCGCCACGAGCTGCCCGCCATCGAGGCGTCCGGCAAGGGCGGCGCCATCGTGAACGTCGCGTCGATCCTCGGCTCGGTCGGCTTCGCCGGCTCCCCCGCCTACGTCGCCGCGAAGCACGGTGTCGTCGGCCTGACGAAGACCGCGGCCACCGAGTACGCGGCCAAGGGCATCCGCGTGAACGCGGTCGGCCCCGGCTTCATCGACACCCCACTGCTGCGGCAGATGGACCAGGACGCGTACGACGCGCTGACGGCGCTGCACCCGGCGGGCCGTCTCGGTCACGCCGACGAGGTGGCCGAACTGATCGCGTTCCTGCTCTCCGACCGTGCCTCCTTCGTGCACGGCAGCTACCACCTCGTGGACGGCGCCTACACGGCGCGCTGA
- a CDS encoding amidohydrolase family protein, translated as MSSRKLITAARVVTGPGGLCAEDGAVLTDGDTVIAAGRRTEVEALADERDERIDLPGTTVLPGLVDAHVHLVFDAGADPVGTLEGQDDEALLAVMRERAARLVASGVTTVRDLGDRGRLTLRLREEIESGAVPGPRIVAATTPVTPKGGHCWFLGGEVGSERELRNLVRRNAELGADVIKVMATGGALTRGGPATWQAQFGAGELAVVVEEARGAGLPVAAHAHGTAGIEAAVTAGVDTLEHCTWMTEDGNDLRDDVLDAVVERGIRVCPTVSPHWRMLPTVFGTERAERLFAQVRTMAERGVRFIAGTDAGVQRAGFDGLRQSLTFFEHIGMPAPRVLDMATTEAADALGAGGRAGLLAPGRPADLIAVSGDPRSGLEALTDLRFVMSRGELIPPQRAV; from the coding sequence ATGAGCAGCAGGAAACTGATCACGGCGGCGCGTGTGGTGACCGGTCCCGGCGGCCTCTGTGCCGAGGACGGTGCCGTCCTCACGGACGGGGACACCGTCATCGCGGCGGGGAGGCGCACCGAGGTCGAGGCTCTCGCGGACGAGCGGGACGAGCGCATCGACCTGCCGGGCACCACCGTGCTGCCGGGCCTCGTCGACGCGCACGTCCACCTTGTCTTCGACGCGGGAGCGGACCCGGTCGGGACGCTCGAGGGGCAGGACGACGAGGCGCTGCTCGCCGTCATGAGGGAGCGTGCGGCGCGGCTCGTGGCGAGCGGCGTCACCACGGTGCGGGACCTGGGGGACCGTGGGCGGCTCACGCTGCGGCTGCGCGAGGAGATCGAGTCGGGCGCGGTGCCGGGACCCCGGATCGTCGCCGCGACGACGCCCGTCACCCCCAAGGGCGGTCACTGCTGGTTCCTGGGCGGGGAGGTCGGCAGCGAGCGCGAACTGCGGAACCTCGTGCGGCGCAACGCCGAACTCGGTGCCGACGTGATCAAGGTCATGGCGACCGGCGGCGCACTGACGCGCGGCGGGCCGGCCACCTGGCAGGCCCAGTTCGGCGCCGGTGAGCTGGCCGTCGTCGTCGAGGAGGCGCGCGGGGCGGGGCTGCCGGTCGCCGCCCACGCGCACGGCACGGCCGGGATCGAGGCCGCGGTGACGGCGGGCGTCGACACGCTCGAACACTGCACCTGGATGACCGAGGACGGCAACGACCTGCGGGACGACGTGCTCGACGCCGTCGTGGAGCGCGGGATCCGGGTGTGCCCGACCGTCAGTCCGCACTGGCGGATGCTGCCCACGGTCTTCGGGACCGAGCGCGCCGAGAGGCTGTTCGCCCAGGTGCGGACCATGGCGGAACGCGGCGTGCGGTTCATCGCCGGTACCGACGCGGGAGTTCAGCGCGCCGGGTTCGACGGCCTGCGCCAGAGCCTGACGTTCTTCGAGCACATCGGGATGCCGGCGCCGCGCGTCCTCGACATGGCCACCACGGAGGCCGCCGACGCGCTGGGCGCCGGCGGCCGCGCGGGACTCCTCGCCCCGGGGCGTCCGGCCGACCTGATCGCCGTGTCCGGCGACCCGCGCTCCGGCCTCGAGGCGCTCACGGACCTGCGGTTCGTCATGAGCCGGGGAGAGTTGATCCCGCCTCAGCGCGCCGTGTAG
- a CDS encoding acyltransferase family protein encodes MDRRHGPGTRGARDPYFDNAKYLTIVLVACGHAWEPLTYGSRTVTAVYLGVYAFHMPAFALISGYFSRSFDMAPGRLRRLVGGVVVPYVLFEIAYTLFYRWAQDDPGYPISLLDPWYLMWFLVALFIWRLTTPLWLQLRHPVPVALAIAALVSMTPDAGGDLALQRVVGFLPFFVLGLTLRPEHFERLRTRRARLWALPVAAGALAAAYVVAPWFDAGWFYRRGSVTGLGAPAWAGLVTTPALFALAVVLSACFLAWVPGRTTLFTTLGTGTLYAYLLHGFLIKSSRFWGWYDHPWLHTPVGELAVTAAAVGVITLLCTSPVRRVFQFAVEPRVPWAFRRAEPAQEAEPPVSGVPGERVLHP; translated from the coding sequence ATGGACAGGCGGCACGGACCGGGCACACGGGGAGCACGGGACCCGTACTTCGACAACGCGAAATACCTGACGATCGTGCTCGTGGCGTGCGGGCACGCGTGGGAGCCGCTGACGTACGGGAGCCGCACGGTGACGGCCGTGTATCTCGGTGTGTACGCCTTCCACATGCCGGCGTTCGCCCTCATCTCCGGCTATTTCTCGCGGAGTTTCGACATGGCGCCGGGGCGGCTGCGCCGTCTCGTCGGCGGGGTCGTGGTGCCGTACGTGCTGTTCGAGATCGCGTACACGCTGTTCTACCGGTGGGCGCAGGACGATCCGGGGTATCCGATCAGCCTGCTCGACCCCTGGTATCTCATGTGGTTCCTGGTCGCGTTGTTCATCTGGCGGCTCACCACTCCCCTCTGGCTGCAACTACGACACCCGGTGCCGGTCGCCCTGGCGATTGCCGCGCTCGTGTCGATGACACCGGACGCGGGCGGTGACCTGGCGCTCCAACGAGTGGTGGGATTTCTGCCGTTCTTCGTCCTCGGACTGACGCTGCGGCCCGAGCACTTCGAGCGGCTGCGCACGCGGCGGGCCCGGCTGTGGGCGCTGCCCGTGGCGGCCGGGGCGCTGGCCGCCGCGTACGTGGTGGCTCCCTGGTTCGACGCGGGCTGGTTCTACCGCCGGGGCAGCGTCACCGGCCTCGGCGCCCCCGCCTGGGCGGGACTGGTCACGACGCCGGCCCTGTTCGCCCTCGCCGTCGTCCTCAGTGCCTGCTTCCTGGCCTGGGTGCCGGGGCGGACGACACTGTTCACGACGCTGGGCACGGGGACGCTGTACGCGTACCTGCTGCACGGCTTCCTCATCAAGTCGTCGCGCTTCTGGGGCTGGTACGACCACCCGTGGCTGCACACCCCGGTGGGTGAACTGGCGGTGACGGCCGCGGCGGTCGGCGTCATCACCCTTCTGTGTACGTCTCCTGTGCGGCGGGTCTTCCAGTTCGCCGTGGAGCCGCGCGTCCCGTGGGCGTTCCGGCGTGCGGAACCGGCTCAGGAGGCCGAACCGCCGGTGTCCGGCGTCCCCGGCGAGAGGGTCCTGCACCCCTAA